In a genomic window of Corynebacterium choanae:
- a CDS encoding LssY C-terminal domain-containing protein translates to MAEQTPGTPADIQHLYNKPAKIRYDQTQAGLLGQLIDIGFFLLATVATIAFAFDVLFDAFSVEWSHLVLLIPFWVIIAYLVMPRIHSLLTSIYVPDYFFGRARTSDGLLGDPINLAVDGTARDIHTAMTRAGWSLADDITLKSSLGIVASSVLRRSYPQAPVSPLLVFGRRQCLAYQQEIDGNASQRHHVRFWRCPDGWYLPGGEQVAWVGAGTYDRAVGFSLFTLQITHKIDADIDIERDFIIHSVESANPEARHRIIENFSTGYHSRNGGGDLVRTDGNLPVLDVRAVPHDSDPATLPYQVVRAAAGYHAPSPEQVPGLGGVVSPDDDIPVATMQPFIEQATRKRRPWTLTLGCVMAWLIVALEVMNLLQFDLGEIIAADYAPGVLAAQVVLWIGLVLAAYHTLMGSLFGRITTMALATINPLLGIAVSELTEAHLIGSWSVIVPMLNLIVLLTLSGDVARRWSRIMTWRRYEHAKRSARARELASQL, encoded by the coding sequence ATGGCCGAGCAAACCCCGGGAACCCCTGCGGATATTCAGCATTTGTACAACAAACCAGCGAAAATTCGCTATGACCAAACCCAGGCTGGTTTGCTCGGACAGCTGATCGATATTGGATTTTTTCTCTTAGCCACTGTCGCGACGATAGCCTTCGCTTTCGACGTACTCTTTGACGCGTTCTCCGTCGAATGGTCCCATCTGGTGTTGCTGATACCGTTTTGGGTTATCATCGCCTACTTGGTGATGCCCAGGATTCATTCGCTGTTGACGAGCATCTATGTGCCGGACTATTTCTTCGGCCGTGCTCGCACTAGTGATGGTCTGCTTGGTGATCCAATCAACCTGGCAGTCGATGGCACTGCCCGGGATATTCATACCGCGATGACTCGTGCCGGTTGGTCGCTGGCAGACGACATTACCTTGAAGTCATCGTTGGGCATTGTAGCCTCGTCGGTGTTGCGCCGATCCTATCCGCAGGCACCGGTAAGCCCGCTGCTGGTGTTTGGCCGCCGCCAGTGTCTGGCATATCAGCAAGAAATCGACGGCAATGCGTCGCAACGACACCATGTTCGATTTTGGCGCTGCCCCGACGGATGGTACCTCCCCGGTGGTGAACAGGTTGCTTGGGTTGGTGCTGGCACCTACGACCGGGCAGTAGGCTTTTCCCTATTTACGCTGCAAATCACCCATAAAATTGACGCTGATATCGATATTGAGCGGGATTTCATCATTCATAGTGTGGAGTCAGCGAATCCGGAGGCTCGGCATCGGATTATTGAGAACTTTTCCACCGGCTACCACTCTCGTAACGGCGGTGGCGATCTTGTTCGAACAGACGGTAACTTGCCAGTCTTGGATGTTCGTGCTGTACCGCATGACAGCGATCCGGCAACATTGCCATACCAAGTCGTGCGTGCTGCGGCTGGCTATCATGCACCATCCCCGGAACAGGTTCCAGGACTTGGCGGAGTTGTTAGCCCTGATGACGATATTCCGGTGGCAACGATGCAGCCGTTTATTGAGCAAGCCACACGGAAACGCCGCCCGTGGACGTTAACCCTTGGATGCGTGATGGCGTGGCTGATCGTCGCTTTGGAGGTGATGAATCTGCTGCAGTTTGATTTGGGGGAGATCATTGCGGCTGATTATGCGCCCGGGGTGCTCGCCGCGCAGGTGGTGCTGTGGATTGGTCTGGTGCTTGCGGCATACCACACCCTTATGGGTTCGCTCTTTGGACGTATCACCACCATGGCCTTAGCAACTATCAATCCGTTGCTAGGTATCGCGGTGAGTGAGTTGACCGAAGCACATCTGATCGGCTCATGGTCGGTGATTGTGCCAATGTTGAACTTGATTGTGCTGCTGACTTTGTCCGGCGATGTGGCACGACGCTGGTCGCGCATCATGACTTGGCGGCGCTACGAACATGCGAAACGCAGTGCCCGTGCCCGGGAGTTGGCAAGTCAGCTGTAA
- a CDS encoding sortase, with protein sequence MTRKPRSTAVLAVAAAAALVAVATPVVAHFNTDTTTTTEAAATAQSTTVAAPAASTTTPPPPTEPVAEAPSVDEEVVAEDEDFTLADDEVAEIEVDQDVYAPVPHAPEDAATAPQPVTAVQVANPLNLIGSLTHTGSFHMDGPFGVGRADFAPMAYQLPLNPPGPQATMVRWVDGWGVAPEHAQHGTLYVLGHAWAQQRLVFNGFAEKVAASVNTNGPATMVPAYGGGQVPRWQTGVLNGTRITMTGTNGVRREWIIDNAYLIRKTDSINDVELNNAHIPGRIVLIACAVGEGRDLPFNVIVTGHLA encoded by the coding sequence ATGACCCGGAAACCACGCTCTACAGCGGTGCTGGCTGTTGCTGCCGCCGCTGCCCTTGTTGCCGTCGCTACCCCTGTTGTTGCGCATTTCAATACTGATACAACAACCACGACTGAAGCCGCTGCAACGGCACAGTCCACCACAGTAGCTGCCCCTGCGGCCTCTACCACCACACCGCCGCCACCGACCGAACCGGTTGCGGAAGCACCCAGTGTGGATGAGGAAGTGGTAGCAGAAGACGAAGATTTTACCCTCGCCGATGACGAGGTTGCCGAAATCGAAGTCGATCAGGATGTCTACGCACCTGTACCGCACGCCCCCGAGGATGCAGCAACTGCACCGCAGCCGGTGACCGCCGTACAAGTTGCCAACCCGCTGAACCTTATCGGTTCGCTTACCCACACCGGATCGTTCCACATGGATGGGCCGTTTGGTGTTGGTCGTGCTGACTTTGCGCCAATGGCCTACCAGTTGCCGCTGAATCCGCCAGGTCCACAGGCCACCATGGTGCGTTGGGTCGACGGTTGGGGTGTTGCACCAGAGCATGCCCAACATGGCACACTGTACGTGCTCGGTCATGCCTGGGCACAGCAACGACTCGTGTTTAACGGCTTTGCAGAAAAAGTCGCCGCCAGCGTGAATACCAACGGCCCTGCCACCATGGTTCCGGCCTATGGCGGCGGACAGGTTCCCCGCTGGCAAACAGGCGTACTCAACGGCACCCGAATCACCATGACAGGGACCAACGGGGTACGTCGCGAATGGATTATTGATAACGCGTATTTGATCCGGAAAACAGACTCCATCAACGACGTTGAACTCAACAACGCCCACATTCCAGGTCGCATTGTGCTTATCGCCTGTGCTGTTGGCGAAGGCCGTGATCTACCATTCAACGTAATCGTCACCGGCCATCTCGCTTAA